CTTTATTAGTTCAAATGTTAAGACAGacgtttcttttttctttaccTCAAGACTTTTTCTTTACCTCAAGACTTCAGGAAATCACACTAAATTACAACCATATATATGAATACGTCGCTAAGTGGTGGCCCTTAAGGTTTGAAAAAACGTAAAAGAAtgattattgttttatttttgaagaATTGGTAGAAATACAATTTTACAGGTaacattttgtaaaaataaaaagacacagataaaatattattaattaataaaaatatcagcATTCTTAAATTATTACCAATTCATATTTACATTTTCtcaaaaacagaaaaaactCTAAAGTATAgatacattttatttaaatgtatTCCAGAGTAatgctttttatttttataacttttgaaCTACGGCTTTGACTCGTAGCATCATAAGTTTACTattcaaaactttaaaatttaaagtatagaAGTTATTTTAGAGTATGTAGTATGTAGAGGCGCTCTGAACCAGATTCATAGCTCCCTTGGATGGTTTGTTGGGTACAGATCTTGGCACCACACTCGGTAATGTTGAAGACGCTGGATGGGCTGCTAAATTCGAACATTATCTCGGTCCTCACGTTAGCTGGGTTGATGTAATCGTCAAGTAAGTGAGAGTGAAATATAAATAGATGTTCCGCTCGATAATTAGAGACATCATCGCCTATGTAGAATTCCCTGTCAGTGGGGTACAAGTCGTCTTTGCCGAATATGCGACAACACAATAGCTGTGAAGTCAATATATTCCCTGTTTTTCTTAGGGTTCGGGGAAATCACAAGGCAAACCTTAAATGTGGAATGGTCAATGAGTTTCCTCTGGCTCGGTGGTGATGGAACTCTGCAGGTACTTCTCTTCCTGGTAAGAGAGCGCTTCCGCGGAACAAGGATCCTATGATAATTTCCCGCCGTGCTTGTTGGCTCAGTTTGAAGTTGTTGATGAAACTAAGCACCGCATCTGGAGTGTGTTTCATATGgaaaacacacagactccagtGATTCACAATCGTCAGCACGTAGGTTGTTGAGTGAACCAGGGAGCTCTGGCAATGATGCGAGTCTTCTGCAGCCAGACAGATTAAGTTCCTGCAGCTGATGAAGAGCTTTCATGCAATCTGGTATCTTTTCAATCCCGGAATAGCTTACGTTCACACACAGTACATTCAGGGGAAGATGTGTTATCGCCTTGAGCTTTCCATTGTTCCACATAGAGAGAGATTCAAGACGTGACCACATCGCTATTGATGCTGGTACATCTTCAACCGCTATCATTCCCATCAGCTCTGCTTTTGTAAACGCTGAGGAATCGAAGATTAGgcatttttttaaaagctttcTTGCCTATCGACACTTCATTGATTCTTGAAATATCAAATGATATGCCGGACACAACTCCAGTACCCtacacaaaatttcaaaaaaaaaaaaaaaaagcttttagCACCCTGCCCATCTGTATGTATGACTTTGTGTATTACTTAACCAAATGACGTTTAAAATACGTATAATCAACAAAGAATAAAACATAgtatataaaagaaagaaacagaacTTAATTACTGTTTCATTTTCGAGGACACCACAAATCTCATCAGCGTTCACCAGTACTTGGCGTTTCCCAGGCTCTTGTTTATGAATGGCTTGTCTAGCCATTTGCTGTAGTAAATTGTGCACCACTATTCTTTTCCCGTTTGTAGATAGATCTATGAGAGATCTATTGGCTAGAATCTGCAACCCACGTTTAACCTCCAAATGATCACAATCAGCGGAGATGGCTTTCACGAGATCACCATCTTTATAGTTGAAGAAGACTGCAATGTGGAGAAATAGAGATTGATCATTCTCGTCTAAGCTTTCATAGCCGACTCTTAGGACGTCCTCGATATCTCGATCAAGAACAGTCTCTAGCCTCTGCATTACTTCTTCCCACTCTTCTACGTTCTTCCCTCGCAAAGATGAACCCACCACACGTAGAGCTAATGGAAGCTTACCACAAAGCTCCGTTATCCTTTCAGCAATCACTTCAAAATCATCATGTGGATAACGTTTTCGAAAAGCGTATTTACGCAAGATATCGATAGCTTCAACATCAGATGGAAACCCCACATGGTACGTATTATTGATGCCATGTTGCTGTAGAAGCTCTTTGTTTTCTGTGGTAACTACAATCCTACTTCCAGAACCAAACCACGTAGTTTCATTAGCCAACGCCTCCAACTGTCTTATGTTGTCCACATCATCAAGAATGATAAGTACTCTCTTGTCACCCAGCCTTTCTTTTACCACACCAAGATGGCATACAGTCATACCGTTTTGGTTCAGAATATTAGAAAGAAGCTGTTCTTGTAAACGCAACTTCAGACCATAATCATCAAGACCAGGTTGGTAGTTTCGCTTACGGTTGTCCACAAAACAAGTAAGCTGAAACCTATCACGGATTAGGCTGTGTAAAGCTCTAGCAATGGTCATCTTACCAATGCCTGCTGGACCAGAGATTGCGACCATCTTAACTCCATCATCATCTAAATCTAGCAAAGACTCCATTTCTGTCAAATGAGCGTCAAGTCCCTCCATACCATCAAAATCCTTTGATGGTGTAGCATTTAGTTTATCTATAACATCTTTTGCAATTTTCTTGATCATTTTTGCTTCGTTGTCCCTAATTTATTAGAAACAAATAATAAGCATTTTCTCTGTCATATAGTCATAGAGATAACATTACTTACTCTGTTCCAAAAAatagggtttttagtaattaaacccctcaactaaagatgaatcgtaaaaaaaaaatcccaactAAAAATCTTGTGAAATAAAACCTCAACTTTAATTCCGTTAACATATATTACCATCCGTCTAAAAAGCCGTGACAGAGGGTGACATAtgttaacggtttataagttgagggtttataatgttgaaaacttagttgaaggttttttttacgattcaaaaatagttgaggggttttatcactaaaaatcattaaatgttattaaattatttattatcatttatacattgtttttaattgatttataagcctttaaaactaatttataaattttagtacattaatctattataaaattaatttatacatgttaaattaataattttcaacactacttacaacttattataacttcaaaatattaaattatttgatatttggcaaTAGTAGTGTGGACGATAATTCATCCATGAAGTCAATCTTTCTATTTAGATTTAAACACATTTTTTCCTATTTCCATGATTTCCGTCCTCCGGCTCATACTTTCCCCCTATCCCCCATAAATAatgcatgattatttttattctcattgatttctgaataaatacagttatatttttattttcttgatcaataatatattagggatatatttttcttgatttattgtattactttatgtttcagtAGTATCAGGAATAATGTTCGATTATTTTATCCTAACGAGTAGCagaaattgtaaaaacttataaaatcatTGTGAAACCGTATTAATCAtatgtaaaagtattaaaatatttatgaagctTTATAAATCGGTTATAaagtaatgtattaaaatttataaattatttttaaagacttatatcaatctaaaataatgtataaatgataataaatattttaaaatatttaatgacttttagtgataaaacccctcaattatttttgaattgtaaaatattttcaacattataaaccctcaacttataaaTTGTTAACGTATGTCACCCTCTGTCACGATTTTTTAGACGGAGGGTAACATATGCTAACGGAAttaaagttgagggtttatttcacaTGATTTTTAGCTGAgggtttttttacgattcatctttacTTGAGggatttaattactaaaaatcccaaaaaatattattacatgTAAATTTACatcatcaaatatatatatatatatatatatataatgactgtatatatatacatattttgcTTCATGGGTGGttagtaaaacataagaaataattaataaaaaaaaacgtagaTAAATTAAAGACCGACCATCTTAGGAAGTCTTCACCCTCAATGTTGCCCACATCGTTCAAAGCGTTGATCCATTTCTGCCTTTGCTCTTCCGTAGGTTCCTTACGTGCACAAGTTTCATTGAAGGCTTTCCCGAAGTCTCCAATCTGTTTCCGTACATGGGATGGCTCCACTCCATAGAAGATAGTCATCACTATCTGTCCCATAGCTCTCCTACACTCCAATATCTCCGCCAACTCATCCAAGCACCAGCCTGAAGAAGCATATTTCTTGGAGAGAATCACAATCGAGATCCTCGATTCTTTTATAGCTTTGGTGAGTGAAGGGGCTATTGTTGCGCTTCTCTCAATCTCTTGATCGTCAAACATAGTGATTCCGTTGCGGTTGAACTGTTCGCGTATGTGACTGAGAAGTGTTTTACGGACATCAGGCCCGTGGAAGCTCGCGAAGACATTGTAGCTGTAGTTACGAGACctagaagaagaagccatgagAGATGATAGAAGAAAGATTGAAAAGAGTAGTGAGAAGTTGAAGATaacaaaaaattagatacttaGCATGTTCAATGGGAAAGACCCTATTAcgtctcttaaatatatttaattactaaatttttgttaagagatattgttaaaatatttttgtttgttttgcttcAATGGTAAAACCCCTATTAGGGGTTCTTAAAAAAGCACTTGTGCATGTGTGTGTATCTGTGAATGTTTCCTTGGTGTTAGATTGCACACCCTGCTTAACAGATGAGTTCTCCAAAGAATCAAGATACAAGTTGTGTTTTTCATTTGTCCAGCCATTCATCCTGCAGAAACAGTtttgcaaaacaaaaacaatattgaTGATTATTAATCATCTTGCCGGTGAAACTCAAGATAAAAACTTGTCAATAAAACTAAACCATTACGACCCAACGATCAGGTGTCCTCATACAGATTGATAAGCCTGAGCCAAAGCATTGCAACCACTGAACACAAACTCCAATTGCTCAAAGCAGTTTAAAAGATATGACTTTTCGATTTGGTAAATGCTTATGAATAATTAGTTAAAGATCTCAACATCAGCATCTTtgcatcaaaacaaaaatagaaaatatatacacacaaaCAATAGcctcaatataaaactgaaatccAATGACAACTAATCCAAACGCTCTTCAAATTGAGATTGTTATCACACAACAAACAATTACCCTCTAGTTTCAAGATAATCCAATTCCAAAGAACCAAAAGAAAGCATCAGAGATATAGTAAATATACCTCTCGTTTACACCAACAGATAAAACATCACCACCCCCACCAAGAACCCAACCAAAACCTCCACCAATCTTCTTCCTTTCCCTCCACCACCATTACCCGAGAACTCAAAACCTCCACCAATCTTCTTCCtttcctccaccaccaccatcttCGTCCCACCACCGCTCCTCAAATGCGCCAACAAACCTTTCAAGATCATCTCGCTATACAGCAACGTCTCGTCGACTTCGCAATCAATCACGGAGCTAGGCCACCTTGTCTCCGCCACAATCAGGGAAAGATTCTCGTGTTCCATCACAGACATGGACGTTCTGCATCGCACGGAGGGGGAACGGGGAGACGTCGGGGGAGTACCAGCTCATCGCGGAACCACCGAGAGAGATTGAGATAAACGAATCTCGACTCCACAGTTCCGCCAATAGCATACTAACACGTCGCACCTAAAAGCCGTGCCTTGAAACACTTAATTAGGAGACGTGCCTTCactttaattcatttttttttttttttttttgataattaccCTAAGGAACGGGTTTAAGAGCTCGCGGTAAACGTGCTCTTACCGTGACTCTTGGAAGGTTATATAAAAAGCGGGGAATAAACGCGTTTTTTTTGTCTGAACGTTAAAAACGCGTTTCGAGAAAAGAAGCTTCAAAGAAAGAGACTTACGACTTTCAGCAGTTCACAAAAAATCTATAGCCACTGTATAAGAGCATCTTTAACCCATTCTCCGACGGAAGGGCACGAAGGTAAGTTGTTGTGTGTAATTGTATGGCTTGGGTTTCTTCTGTCCTATCATGGGTAAACTTCAAATATGGGCCTCCACTAAGGGTATTCCCTTAATTCACCcaagaatttaaattttttttttttttttaaagataagtAAATATTGCAAATCTACAGAAACGTTCAAACTTGTATCAAATCCAGACCAGAACTAAAGTGACGAAAtgtcttgtattttttttaaaaagtgaagGGAAGAGCTGACACCAATAATAAGATATAGTagcttaacaaaaaaaaaaagaaaaacaattacagagaggagaagaagaagatttgcGCTAGAGAGGGAAGAAGATCGATCGAGACATAGAGAGACAGATTGatatctcctcctcctcctcctcctcctgggACTATTCATCTTCGTCACGTGCACGTAcgttcttcttctctctctctctctctctctctttagttTCGACCGATCTTCTTAGGGTTTCTAATTTTCCCCCTTTTTTCCTTTCGATAGACCCATTCATCAAATTCGTGGTGCCCTTTTTAATCGAATCTAAAGTTTGTTCAGGGTGGGAGAAATGGGAACGTCAGCTCTCGTCGACAGTATCTCCTCCTTTCTCAACCTCTCGTCTTCGAGACACATCGATTTAGACCCTTTTGAAAAGTACTACAAGAGAGTCGAAGAGCTGCTCATAGTCTTGAAACCCGTAGCTGATGCTGCTGCCATCAACTCCGATCTCGTTTCCGAGGAGAGAATCGGCAAATCGTTTGATGACCTGACTCAGGACGTTGATCACTCCATTGATCTCTTCAGAAGTTGGCACGCTTTCTCCAGCAAAGTCTATTTCGTAAGTTCGAACAATGCATTTGATTAACCACTTTGTATAGTATAGTTGCTTTAAGGCTTCTCTTACTATTATTAGGTCCTCCAAATCGAATCTTTAATACCAAAGATGCGTGAAACTATTGTCGATACTTTCCATTTCCTCATGTCTTTTGAGAGCAACCTACCTGATGACCTCACTCCACCTTCCCTCGAGGTACCACGGAGTCTTGCATTTACATTAGCTATTGAGTATTGACCAATGGGGGGGGGTTAATTCACACATTTTTGATAATTGCAGAAATGTCTAGAGAAGGTTAAGCAGCTTAGTTACGAAGAAATATCTTCCGTCATTGACGGTGCTCTAAGGGATCAGAGAGATGGGGTTGGACCCACCCCCGACGTCCTGGTGACTATTGGAGAGAACACTGGCCTCAGATCAAACCAGGAGATTCTG
The window above is part of the Brassica napus cultivar Da-Ae chromosome C8, Da-Ae, whole genome shotgun sequence genome. Proteins encoded here:
- the LOC106413460 gene encoding disease resistance protein RML1B-like isoform X3, giving the protein MFDDQEIERSATIAPSLTKAIKESRISIVILSKKYASSGWCLDELAEILECRRAMGQIVMTIFYGVEPSHVRKQIGDFGKAFNETCARKEPTEEQRQKWINALNDVGNIEGEDFLRWDNEAKMIKKIAKDVIDKLNATPSKDFDGMEGLDAHLTEMESLLDLDDDGVKMVAISGPAGIGKMTIARALHSLIRDRFQLTCFVDNRKRNYQPGLDDYGLKLRLQEQLLSNILNQNGMTVCHLGVVKERLGDKRVLIILDDVDNIRQLEALANETTWFGSGSRIVVTTENKELLQQHGINNTYHVGFPSDVEAIDILRKYAFRKRYPHDDFEVIAERITELCGKLPLALRVVGSSLRGKNVEEWEEVMQRLETVLDRDIEDVLRVGYESLDENDQSLFLHIAVFFNYKDGDLVKAISADCDHLEVKRGLQILANRSLIDLSTNGKRIVVHNLLQQMARQAIHKQEPGKRQVLVNADEICGVLENETVIKVLELCPAYHLIFQESMKCR
- the LOC106413460 gene encoding disease resistance protein RML1B-like isoform X4; the protein is MFDDQEIERSATIAPSLTKAIKESRISIVILSKKYASSGWCLDELAEILECRRAMGQIVMTIFYGVEPSHVRKQIGDFGKAFNETCARKEPTEEQRQKWINALNDVGNIEGEDFLRWDNEAKMIKKIAKDVIDKLNATPSKDFDGMEGLDAHLTEMESLLDLDDDGVKMVAISGPAGIGKMTIARALHSLIRDRFQLTCFVDNRKRNYQPGLDDYGLKLRLQEQLLSNILNQNGMTVCHLGVVKERLGDKRVLIILDDVDNIRQLEALANETTWFGSGSRIVVTTENKELLQQHGINNTYHVGFPSDVEAIDILRKYAFRKRYPHDDFEVIAERITELCGKLPLALRVVGSSLRGKNVEEWEEVMQRLETVLDRDIEDVLRVGYESLDENDQSLFLHIAVFFNYKDGDLVKAISADCDHLEVKRGLQILANRSLIDLSTNGKRIVVHNLLQQMARQAIHKQEPGKRQVLVNADEICGVLENETGTGVVSGISFDISRINEVSIGKKAFKKMPNLRFLSVYKSRADGNDSG
- the LOC106413460 gene encoding disease resistance protein RML1B-like isoform X1, with the protein product MASSSRSRNYSYNVFASFHGPDVRKTLLSHIREQFNRNGITMFDDQEIERSATIAPSLTKAIKESRISIVILSKKYASSGWCLDELAEILECRRAMGQIVMTIFYGVEPSHVRKQIGDFGKAFNETCARKEPTEEQRQKWINALNDVGNIEGEDFLRWDNEAKMIKKIAKDVIDKLNATPSKDFDGMEGLDAHLTEMESLLDLDDDGVKMVAISGPAGIGKMTIARALHSLIRDRFQLTCFVDNRKRNYQPGLDDYGLKLRLQEQLLSNILNQNGMTVCHLGVVKERLGDKRVLIILDDVDNIRQLEALANETTWFGSGSRIVVTTENKELLQQHGINNTYHVGFPSDVEAIDILRKYAFRKRYPHDDFEVIAERITELCGKLPLALRVVGSSLRGKNVEEWEEVMQRLETVLDRDIEDVLRVGYESLDENDQSLFLHIAVFFNYKDGDLVKAISADCDHLEVKRGLQILANRSLIDLSTNGKRIVVHNLLQQMARQAIHKQEPGKRQVLVNADEICGVLENETGTGVVSGISFDISRINEVSIGKKAFKKMPNLRFLSVYKSRADGNDSG
- the LOC106413460 gene encoding disease resistance protein RML1B-like isoform X2 — translated: MASSSRSRNYSYNVFASFHGPDVRKTLLSHIREQFNRNGITMFDDQEIERSATIAPSLTKAIKESRISIVILSKKYASSGWCLDELAEILECRRAMGQIVMTIFYGVEPSHVRKQIGDFGKAFNETCARKEPTEEQRQKWINALNDVGNIEGEDFLRWDNEAKMIKKIAKDVIDKLNATPSKDFDGMEGLDAHLTEMESLLDLDDDGVKMVAISGPAGIGKMTIARALHSLIRDRFQLTCFVDNRKRNYQPGLDDYGLKLRLQEQLLSNILNQNGMTVCHLGVVKERLGDKRVLIILDDVDNIRQLEALANETTWFGSGSRIVVTTENKELLQQHGINNTYHVGFPSDVEAIDILRKYAFRKRYPHDDFEVIAERITELCGKLPLALRVVGSSLRGKNVEEWEEVMQRLETVLDRDIEDVLRVGYESLDENDQSLFLHIAVFFNYKDGDLVKAISADCDHLEVKRGLQILANRSLIDLSTNGKRIVVHNLLQQMARQAIHKQEPGKRQVLVNADEICGVLENETVIKVLELCPAYHLIFQESMKCR